The Pseudomonas sp. HOU2 DNA window ACTACCCGACCGTGACTCGCGAGCCGTTCGAGAACCAGGGCCGTCTGACCGACCTGATGCGCAGCGGCAAGCTGTTCAGCGACATCGGCCTGCCACCGATCAACCCGCAGGACGACCGCGCGATGATCTGCGGCAGCCCGAGCATGCTCGACGAGACCAGCGAAGTGCTCGACAGCTTCGGCCTGAAGATCTCGGCGCGGATGCGCGAGCCGGGTGACTACTTGATCGAGCGTGCGTTCGTCGAGAAGTAAGCACCACGAAACAGCCCCCATTGCCCGCGAAGGCAATGGGGGCTTTTTTATGCCCGAAATATTTCCCTCATGCCTGCCACAATCCATGTAGGAGCTGCCGCAGGCTGCGATCTTTTGATTTTTCTTTTTAAGATCAAAAGATCGCAGCCTTCGGCAGCTCCTACATGGGGCACTGTTTCAAGTTGTGGCGGGGATCACTTCCAGCACGCAAATCTGCTCCGGCGTCGGGTAATGCCAACGCACGTCCAGATCCCAGAACTGCGCGCCGTACTCGCGCTCTGGCGCCGGCGTCTGATACGCCGGGCGCGGATCCTGGGCCAGACACTGCTCGATCAACTCGACCAAAGGCTCGCCAAGGCGCTGAGCATGCCCGTGCGCCTGTTGCAGCGCGGCCTCCGTCCACTGCACGTCGATCAGGTGCGGCGCAGCGCTGGCGATGCTGTTGGAGGCGTCAGCGATGATATCGGCGTAAGGCACATAAGGTTTGATGTCGAGAATCGGCGTGCCGTCGAGCAGATCGATCCCGGAAATGAACAGCCGATTGGCCTCGACCTTGTCCAGCTTCACCACCGACTGCCCGATGCCATTGGGCCGATGCGTCGCACGGGTGGCGAACACGCCCATCGACTTATTACCGCCCAGCCGTGGCGGGCGCACTTTCAGGCGCGGCTTTTCTTCCAGCGCCTGATGAAACAGGAATAACAGCCAGACATGGCTGACCTGCTCCAGCCCCTGCACGGCATCCCCCTGATCGAACGGCGCCACCAGTTCCAGCACGCCACGGGCGGCGGGGGCCAGTTGCGGCTGGCGCGGGATGGCGAACTTCTCCTTGAAGCAGGAGCGTACGAAGCCGATAGGGGAGACGGTGTAGGTCATGGTCTGGAGTCGAGGCGGGAACAGGGTGGCGATGATAACCCGGGAGGGGTTCAGGGCGGGTGTTGACCGGGCCGGCGCCTTCGCGGGCGAGCCCGCTCCCACGGGGATTTCAGTTGAAATCAGATTTTGTGTTCGTCACAAAACCTGTGGGAGCGTGGCTTGCCCGCGAAGGCCGCGCCGCCGATTCAGAGCTTGCGCTGCAGATCAGCCGCGAACGCGCAGGGTCAGGCCCTTGAGGAAGTTGCGCAGCAACTGGTCGCCGCACGGACGGTAGTTGGTGTGGCCGACCTTGCGGAACAACGCGCTCAGCTCAGGCTTGGACACCGGGAACTCGGCAGCCTTGAGGATCGCGTGCATGTCGTCTTCCTTGAGTTCAAAGGCCACGCGCAGCTTTTTCAGGATGATGTTGTTGGTCACCGGCACTTCGATCGGTTGCGGCGGACGGCTTTCGTCCTTGCCGCGCTTGAACACCACCAGACCGTCGAGGAAGTGTGCGATGACTTCGTCCGGGCAGCGCACGAAACCCTCTTCGTCTTCTTCTTTCTTGTCGAGCCAGGTGATCACGTCGGCGAGGGTCACGTCCATGCCGCCGAGTTTGATGATCTCGACAACTTTCTTGTCGCTGATGTCGAGCATGTAGCGCACGCTGCGCAATACGTCGTTATGAACCATGAGGGTAATCCTGATATTTCGTTGTGGGCAACGCGCAGGCGCGTTGCCGGAGTGTGTGGCGGCAACAGAGGCGTCAGAACTTCTCTTTGCCGGACAGGTAGCGCCATTGGCCCACCGGAACCTTGCCGATCGATACACCGCCGATGCGGATGCGACGGATGCCGACGACCTTCAGGCCAACCGCTTCGCAAAACTGGGCGATGATCCCGGGCTGCGGGTTCTTCATGGCGAAGCGCAGACGGTTTTCGTTCTGCCAGCTGGCCTTGACCGGCGGCAGTTCCTTGCCCTTGTGGGTAAGGCCGTGCTGCAGGCGGTTGAGGCCGTGGGCAACCATGTCGCCCTCGACCTCGACCACGTATTCCTGCTCGATCTTGGCCGCATCGGCAGTCAGTTTGCGCAGCACTTTCCAGTCCTGCGTAAACACCAGCAGGCCGCTGGCCTTGGGCTGCAGATCGGCGCTGGCGGTCAGGCGCAGAAAATGCCCGCGCAACGGACGTTTGCCGTAGCGGTGTTCTTCGCTGAGAGTGTCGGCGCCGAGTGTCTGCATGGCGTCTTCAGTGCTCATGCCGGCCGGCACGTTGAGCAGGATGGTCACCGGCT harbors:
- the tsaA gene encoding tRNA (N6-threonylcarbamoyladenosine(37)-N6)-methyltransferase TrmO; amino-acid sequence: MTYTVSPIGFVRSCFKEKFAIPRQPQLAPAARGVLELVAPFDQGDAVQGLEQVSHVWLLFLFHQALEEKPRLKVRPPRLGGNKSMGVFATRATHRPNGIGQSVVKLDKVEANRLFISGIDLLDGTPILDIKPYVPYADIIADASNSIASAAPHLIDVQWTEAALQQAHGHAQRLGEPLVELIEQCLAQDPRPAYQTPAPEREYGAQFWDLDVRWHYPTPEQICVLEVIPATT
- a CDS encoding DUF1456 family protein, whose amino-acid sequence is MVHNDVLRSVRYMLDISDKKVVEIIKLGGMDVTLADVITWLDKKEEDEEGFVRCPDEVIAHFLDGLVVFKRGKDESRPPQPIEVPVTNNIILKKLRVAFELKEDDMHAILKAAEFPVSKPELSALFRKVGHTNYRPCGDQLLRNFLKGLTLRVRG
- a CDS encoding rRNA pseudouridine synthase, translated to MTDPIRLSKRLIELVGCSRREAELFIEGGWVTVDGEVIDEPQFKVGEQKVELDKDAKATAPEPVTILLNVPAGMSTEDAMQTLGADTLSEEHRYGKRPLRGHFLRLTASADLQPKASGLLVFTQDWKVLRKLTADAAKIEQEYVVEVEGDMVAHGLNRLQHGLTHKGKELPPVKASWQNENRLRFAMKNPQPGIIAQFCEAVGLKVVGIRRIRIGGVSIGKVPVGQWRYLSGKEKF